GTCGGCTACGTTGAGAACGTGGACGGTCGCAGCGTGCGTCTCGGCGACGTCCAACACGCGGTCGAACACCGCATCCGCGCCCTCGCTCCCGTCGGTCGGGAACAGAATCCGGTCGAACATACCACGGCTATCGCGGCGGTATATAAAAATGCCCGGCAGAGCGGCCGCTTTCGACCGCGCTCTGTCCGACGACGTCGATCCGAGAGCCCCGGTAGCCCCCCCGCGATCCGCGGGGGAGAAGGGTTTCATACACCACCCGGTAGCAATAAACGGCCGGAGCAAGACGTTCGAATATGACGTTCGTCGTCCCGTTCGACGGGTCGAAGCTCGCCGAAACAGCGCTCGTTCGAGCGCGAGAATTTAGCGATGTGCTCGAGGAGGAATCGGTCGTCGCTGTCGTTGTTGTTCCAAACGAAAACACGGAGTATGCCAGAGATCGCGGATGGCTCCGGCCCGAGGAGCCGTTCGAGACGGACTCCGTCGTGGAACGGCTCCACAAGCAGGTGATGGCCCTGGCTCCGTCGGCCGACTTTCGTCACCTCGCCGTCGACAGATACGCCCCGCTGGGAACTATCGCGTCCGCAGTACGTGACTTTGCGAACGAGACGGGTGCGTCTATGGTGTTCATCGGGAGCGAAAACGCCGGTCACATGGTCACAGGTATCAGCAGCGTGGGTAGCAACGTCGCTACTGAGGACGCCTACGATGTCGTCATTATCCGGAACAAGACCCCATCAAAAATAGCAGCGATCAGAGACTCTTCTCCATACAAACCACCGAAGTCGGACTTCTACATCTCGTGAATGAAGCCCGCTAGCCCGGCCGGGAGCCGTGCTGGCACGGCTTGCGCCCTCATCGCGCACTGGTGGGGGACCTCTCGGCCGCCTCGTTCTCGACGTGGTCGAGAGTCGCCGTCTTGGGGGCACCCTCGGTCGTAGCCGTCTCGGCTCGCAGGTCGTCGCACGACACAGCCACCGTGTTCTCGGCGGCGCGTTTGGCCCGGTCGCGCTCGGCGTCGACCCACGCCTCTGCCGAGAGGCCGCTCGCCGGGCTCACAAAACGGTTGCGCGTGTCGACGGCCGAGAGGACGAGTTCGTTGCGGCTTGGCGCCGTCGTTGAAAATCACGACCCAAATACGCTGCCAACCGTGGTATTTGCCCCGATGATTCGTACACGACGTTCAGGAGTGCCGCGTGAGCTGCCGTGTCGAATGCACGCTGTACACCTCAGACGCCCACCGCTGGCAGCGGTCGACGAGACAATGTCTCATGACGGACCCAGAACCGAAGCCGAAACTAAAGCCGACTCACACCGGCTCGGAACCGGACTGGACTGAAACCGGACTGACCGTCCTGCGGCCGCCGGTTACTCGCCGGCGACGGGGGCATCTGCGACCTCGAGGCCGCCGGTGAGCGTCCGGTGGGGGTAGGGGATGTCGATGCCGGCCTCGTCGAAGCGGGCCTTGACCCGCGTGACGTACTCGCCGCGGATCTTCACGAAGTCGGCCCGCGAGGGGTTCCGGATCCAGATCCGCGATTGGAGGCCGACAGACGAGTCGCCGAGCTCCGTCAGCCGGACCGACGGCTCGGGGTCGTCCATGATGCCGTCGTGGGCGTGGGCCTCCTCGAGCATAATATCTGTGGCGGTCTCGATGTCGTCGTCGTAGCCGATGCCGAAGACGAACTTCAACCGGAGTTTGTCCGCGTCGACGGGGTTCTTGACGACGCTGTCGGTGAGCTGGGAGTTCGGCACGGTCAGGAGTTCGTTGTCGAACGTCCGGAGGCGGGTAATCCGGAGGCTGATGTCCTCGACGACGCCCGAGTTGCCGTCCCACTCGATCCAGTCGCCGATCTTGAACGGTTTCTCCGTGAAAATGAATACCCCGGAGACGAAGTTCTTGAGGACGTCCTGCATCGCGAAGCCGATCGCCAGCGTCGCGGCGGCGGCGATGGTCGCAAGCGACCGGAGAAAGCCGTTGTAGCCCGCGATCCCGAACGCGACTGTGACCGCGAGAAACAAATAGAGGATCCACACCACCTTCTGGATCGGCGTCTTGGCGTGCCGACCGAGGTTGCGGGCATCGAGGAGCCGATCGAGAAGCGGCAATACGACGCGCCTGCCGAGGAAGTAGGCGACAGCGAACGCGACGGCGAAGAGTACGCCGCCGAGGGCGGCGTCGCCGACTGATCCGGCGACGCCAGCCGGCAGCCCGAGGGATTCCAATACGCGTCCGAGCCACCCGCTGGCGCCGTTCTGCAGCGGCACCACCGGCGTCATCGATCGAACACCGCGGTGTGGCCGCGAACGTCGAGGAGGTCGGCCCCCGTCCGATCGGCCAACGTTTCGGCCAGCGCTTCGGTCGTCGTTCCGCCGCGGGCAGCCCGGAGGAACTTCGCTTTGACAGGTCCGTCGTCCAACTGATCGGCCAGCTCGTCGACGACCGGGTCGATTCCCGACTTCCCGACCCAGACGGTCACGTCGAGGTCGTGAATATCCGCAGCGTTCTCGTTCGGCATGCCCCCCGCTTTGGCGGCTGTTCATAAAAAGCTGATACATCGACGGGGGGCCGTGGGCGTTTACCCTTCCCGTTCCGGGTCGTAGGGATACCGTGCGTGTTCCCCGCAGGCACAGGTCACGACCACGTGGCCGCTTTTAGTCCGGACGCGTGCGGTGCGACCGGGAACGAAATACGCGTCACAGCGGGTGCAACTGAAGCGCTTGAGCCGCTCTGGGAGGTCGATGCGGTTCCGCTCGGCGACCCGGCGAGCCCGCCGGACGTACCGTTTAGCGAGGTCCGACTCCCCCGAGCGGGCGGCCTCACGAGCCAGATCGGCGAGCTGGTCGACGCGCTCCTCGGCGATGCTCACGCTATCGGGTTTTCCCGGCGGATACAAAACCGTTCCGCGACGTCCGCGCGTTCGGAGCGGCGGCGCTAGCTCGCGGCGGCGTCGATGTCGCGGGCAGCGTGTTTGGCCTCGAAGACGGCTCCGGCTGCGAGTTCCCGGGCGAGTGACTCGACGTCTGCGTCCCCGTCGACGTCGGCGTCGATCCCCGCGGAGACGACCGACCCGGCCGGTGGTTGGACAGCAACGGTCGCCCGCAGCCCACTGTCGTCGTCGGCTATCTCTCCGCCGACGACGAACTCATCGGAGAGCAACTCCCGAGTCGAGGAGGCGACTCTGACAAGGTCCCGACGGAGGGTCCGGCGGTGCTCCGGGGTCGCCTCCGCGTCGGCGGCCGGCGCGCCTGCGTACGGCGTGTTTCCGTGCATTGAACGGCCCCATATACAGGACACGCCGATAAAAACCCGTCGGCCGCCGTGACGGACGGTGTCGTCCGGCGCAGTCCGGTCGGCCCGCCGGTCTCGCTACACGAGCGGGGCGCTCTCTCCGTACACGGCGAGGACGACGGCGGTCGCGTACCGCTCGGGGTCGGGATCAGCGACGGCCGAAAGTCGGCCCGGCTCGCCGAAGTCCCACTCGCGAAGCGCTCGGCCGGCATCGAGGCCCCGGTCGACCCGGTCGGGGACCACCTCGGGATCGGTCCCGGAGGCTTCATAAAAGATGCCCGGTCCCCCGGGGACTCTGTCCCACCCGAGACACGCGACCGCGGGGTCGGATCGGCCGGGGGCGACAGTCGCCCGTCCCTCGACGACGGTCAGGCGCTCGCCCGCAGGGCCGAGTTCGGGGGCCGTCCCGACGACCTCGACGGTCGCGTTCGCCGGGATCACCGAGGAAACGGAGACGAGGTTGTAGTTGTGGACGCCCGCGGCCGCGAGTGCGGCGTCGTAGGCGGCCATCGCGGTCGGCTCGCTCGCGGTTCCGCGGACGATTCGGATGCTACCCATCGCCCGAAGCTCCGCGGTCGACGAGTAAAAACGGTGGGATCGACGCCGCCGCCCTCGGGGCGTTGAAGTAGTGTCTACGCACACTACGAGTTACCGATGGTGACCTCATGCTCCCGTCTGTGAGTGATGAGAGCGCGGACTCCGAGAGCGAGGTTTCGAGAAATCAGGCGAATATCCCCGCCCGCATTCGCCGGGAGCTCGGCATCGACGACGGGGGCGAGCTTCGCTGGCGCGTCGAGGACGAGGGAACGCTCTGCGGGGTCGTCCAACGGCGTAGTGGTACGCTCGATGATTTCGATGGCCACGACGGCGGTCAGACGACTGCGAACGAGAGTGACCGCGATACGTGGGACGTCGGCCCCGAGTGACATCCTCCTCGCGGTAAGCGGAGCGGGATCGCGGATCCCGCAGGCAGTCGGGTGACGCCCGACGACGGCGCGGCTTCCCGTGCTGCAGGTGGGATACCTGTCGACCTCCAGTCACACAACGTGTTCTCGTGAGACGATTCTCCCCGTCGATGCATCGGACAGGTGGACCGATGGCTGTGTCGTCCGAAAGGCGTGCCGCGGCTTTCGTGGTGACGAGAGAGCAACGCTCTCTCGAACCACCACACGACAGTGTTCGAACAAGGACGAAGAGTGAGGCGCTGCGTTTTTCGGGTGCTTATGCGAGAAAACGCCCGAAGTAACGGCTGTTTAGACGAGATCGAATCAGGCTTTGTGGAACGAGAAGTGACACCGAAACTGCTGATGAAGCTCAGTATTCGGCTCCATCTCGCCGGATTGTCTCTTTCACATACTGTTTTGTTTGTTGAGATTTTTGATGTTGATCGGGGCCAGCCCATCGTTCATACCTGAGTTCACAAGGCCGATTGACAGCCGAAAGCAGGGCAGAGCCCAGATCACGTTGCGGTTGGTGAGACTGTGATTCGACCTGACGATGAACAGTATTGACTGTACGCTGCTGTCGGTCCGGAAACGAGTGATCTACTCCACAGACGGGGTAAGCCGGCGACAAATAACCGCCTTCGACTGTTGACCTGATTGACCACTCGGTTCCCAGTTGCCCCGGGTCGATAGATGTTCCAGTATCTTCGTTTGCGATCGGACGTCTCGGCTGACTCCCCGTCCGACCCGGTCGCCGCTTCTCGGGCGTACTCGCTTTCGATCACCGCCTGCTCGTTTTTTAATGCGTGGAGTTCAATCCCGCGCCAGTCGCCGTCGAGGCCGTCGAGGCCCACGAGCGCCTGGGATAGCGTTATCACGTAGTGATACCAGGGTTCAGAGGCATGGGTAAAGACAAGGAGCCGAACGAGGGAACGCTGCCGTGTATGGTCTGTGGGACGTTCCAGAGCTATCTCAACACGGCCCATATGGGAACACACGACCCGGAACAGCCACAAAGCGTGCCCGAGTACCGCGATTGGGTAGCAGAACATTCCAAGCTGGAACGAACCAATCCCGCCATCGACTCGAACCAGCTACTCAAACCGCAACTCTGGCGGGAGAACGAGCACCTCTTCGAGGGATGGCGAAGCTGGCGTTAGATACGGCCCAGAGCGATCCCTCGTGGCGTGGTCGGCTCGGTTGATCATGGGCTGGGCTGGTCTTCCGGCGACGGGCGGATGGACGGGAACACTCGCTGGCACGTCGCCTGTTTCGAAGCTGCTAATTACTGCGCTCATCACTACGCCGAATACGAATCCGCAGAGCTGGACAAGGACCTGCCGTTCCTGTTCCTTCACGGCGACAACGACAGCGGGAAAGGCATGTTCCTGCGGTTCGGGACACGCCTCATCTCGAATGGATACGTGCAGGAAGTCACGACCGGCGATGACTTCGTCAAAAACAACATCGAGCGAGCTCGTGCGTCGGACACCGTTTTCCCGTACATTGTTGACGACGTGGCGAAATCCAAAATCGACCGGGACATCATCAAATCCTACTGGGAGGGGAGGTGGGATGGGTCTATCCAGATGCCGACGTTCATTTTCTCCTCGAACGATTCGACGAAACCCAAGTCCGAACTCCGCACTCGGATGAAGACGCTGGATTTCAACGTCAACTTCTCCGAACTGAAGAAAGACGAACGCGAAGCCGCCGCGCAGATCGCGGGGCAAGCGGACAGCTGTAACCTGTTCCCGTGGTTCGCCCACCTGTTCTTGCAGCGGGATATCTCGCTGCCGGACCAGTCGGATCGACTCGCGGATGCTCGGGACGTGTTCGCGGAGCTGTATGCGTACGCGTAGAAAGAACCACCAGAGTACGTGCCCTTAGAGACACCCGCCGAGCAGGAGCACGATCCGGGCCGTCGGAAGTGGATCAGTGCGCTGTCCGACGGGCTGTGTGAACTCGATTTCAAGGACGACGGGCGTATCGTCGCTGATTTCTCAGCGAATCTGGACCACCAACAGTGCTGGGAGTTCCAGAAGGCAACGCCACCCCATATCCGGGCAGGTATTTACGGGCCGGCGGTTTAATGTGAAAACGCAAACAGATTCCAGAATTGGATTGATGAGCCCAGTGTCATTGAAGATGCACGACGCGACACCGAGGCAGCCACTGACGACACCGGTGTGCTGTCTCGGGTCACGCGGCTCGTCCGAGGGTAATAGCCATGTCTGATCACACATCTCACCGGCAGTTCGACGGGACGTTAGTCACGGTCCCGTTCGGGGGCGAAAACGTCGAACGGACAGCGCAAAACGAATACCGGATGCTTCTCGACGAGCACGATTCAGAGGATGTGCTCGTCATCACCGGTGCGCCGACGAGCGCAGACACGTTCCGTGAAGCGTTAGGTGCGGAACTGCCGGGCGCGGCGACGCCGTACGTGACGTCGTCGGTCGTGCACGCGACCGACGTCCTCAATCAGACCGACGACCGCGTCATTCTTTCGGATGCGCTGCGACGAGAGCTCCTGTACCGGTTCCTCCCAGACCACGAGTGGGAAACGGAGTACCTCCAACGGGCGTCTGCGCAACCGTCGTTCATCGAAGACGTGGCTGCCGTGATGGGCACGGTTTCCTGGCAGACAATCACACCTGAGGAAACTCCGGAACTCCGTGACATCACGGCTGCACTCGACGGGTTCCACGAGTGGCTCGCGGAACACGGGCATATGGAGCGCGGGCAACTCATCTCGGAAGCGCTCGATGTCCTCACTGGGGATGCCCGCGACGAGGTCGTCGATTTCGACGCGGTGCTCGCAGTGGAGTTTGAGGAGTTCTTCCCACTTGATCGCGCGTATCTCGACGCGCTTGCGGGAGACTGCGAGCTCGTCTGTGTCGCCGAAGAGCACGCGAGTGTGCGTCGGACGTGGGTCGAGACCGGGCCAGTCACGGACTACGTCTCGTTCGGCGACTCCCGGCGTGGGACATCGGGGGCACCGTCGACACGACCAGCTGCGACGGCGGCCTATTTCGCCGACGAAACGGTTCCGGAGGATCCGGGAACTGGATCGGTCTCCGTGCTCGCGACAGACTCCAGTGACGAACAGCTCGCTGAGATTGCGAACGAAATTGAAGCACTCGTCGCACAGTCGGACTGGGAGTACGACGACATCGCTGTCGCCACGAAGCAAAGCGGGAGTGCTGTGACGGACAGTATCAAAGCGCTCGAAAGCACCGGGATCCCAACGGAATCGACAACGGTCACCGGGTTCGGTGACGATCCCGCGATTCGGGAACTCCTCGCTGCCGTTCGGTACCGTGCCGAGGAGGAAGATGATGACTCCGGCCACGGTCCGGAACTCGATACGGACCGCTTGGACCGGGTCAGCGAGACCGAGAGCCTCGAAGACGCGATTCACTGGTGGGCGACGGACGCTGGATTGAAAGAGCGGGTCGCGGAGCGAGCGGCCCCGCTTGACGCTCGGGCGCAGTTCGGGAACGTCCGGCGGGCGTTCCGCATGGCTGAGTTCCTCGAAGAGACCGAGTTCGTGGATGCGACGTGGGAGTCTTTCAAGCAGATGCTCGAACGCGCTCACGAGTATGCACCGCAGCAGAATCAGACGAGTGCGACGGATCTCGACGGCGGGGTCCGCGTCGATCACTTGCAAGCGATCAAGAACGAGTCCTTTCGCGCGGTGTTTCTCGTGAATCTCGTCGATAGTGAATACCCAGGTGACCCGTTCCAAACACGGTTGTTCCCGACTGAGCGAGTCGCGTCGATGCCGGACTATCCTGGTGTAACGGAACTCGATAGATCGGATGTGGATGCGACGTTCCCGACGACGTCGACGGCGTCAGCCCGACCGTTCGCGCAGTACCACACGGAGCACGCGCGGCGACGGTTAGCTGTCGGTGCTAACGCGGCGACAGAGCGACTCTACTGTTGTCTCTACGAGTACGAAGACACAGCGCTCGAAGAGCGTGCGCAGGCGTCGCGGTTCCTCACAGCGGCGTATGCGGAGCTTCCGTGGGTGACCGAGGCCGATGAGCCACACATTACGAGTGAGCAAGCGGCGGAGCAGTACCTGTTATCGCGGGTTGACGACGCGCTCGCGGAGGTGCGCCGCGCGAACAGTCAGGACGTGACGGTATCGCTCGACGAGGTCGAAGCGGAACTCGGAGAGGTTCAGGACCTCCTCAGACAGAGCGGCTCCCGAGGAGACGAGCTCCGAGAAGCGTTGCGTGCACGTGTCGAATTCGCCAACGGGGAGGTGCGGCGATGAGTTCGTCGCTCTCCCCGTCGCGGTTAGCGAACTACGCGACGTGTCCGCGGCTGTACGACTACCGCTACGCGCAAGACGTGAACGCGCCGGACCGTACAGAACTGTATCTCAACCAAGGAACGATCTACCACGAGACTATCGAAGACGTGTGTGATGCGACTGACCGCGATAACGACCCGGAGACGATACACGACCGGGCGATGCAGGTCTTCGATGCGAAGTGGGACGAACACAGTACCCCGGACGACTACGAATCTGCTGCGCATCAAGAATACCAGCGAGCCGAGAACCGCGCTGCTATCGCGTCGTTCTTCGATCCGGACGGTGGGGATGGGATCGAGCACGCTCGCTACTCGGTTGCTACGGAATGTTGGGTGGAGTGCGATGTGGACGGCCGAGAACTCCACGGGAAAGCTGACAACGTCGTCCGGACTGATGACGGGCTGCACATCTTCGACTACAAGCGGAACACGGACGGGGTTCTTTCGTCGGGGACGGCCGAGTACCTTGGCGAGCATCTCGACGGGGAGGCCCACGAACCGAAGCGGGTTCGGAACGCGTTCCAGACGGCGACATACGTCGAAGGCGTCAAGAACGAACCGTTCTACGAAGACGGGATGGAAGTCCGGTTCAGTTTCTACGGCCTCCTCAACAGCACGTCGTTCGAGAGCACGCCGTCTGGATACGACGTGTCTGCACGCGGATGGGGACGGGAAACGACTGAGATTTACGAGGATCACTACGACACGATCTGGGCGCTCATTCGCGCCGCACACGACGGCATCACCGATAAGACGTACGAGCCGGAGCCGTTCGAGCTCATCACCGAGGAGGCGTGCCCGGACTGTGACTACCGAGAGATGTGTGCTGATCGCCTGTCGACAGAGGTGCGACGATGAGCGACGAGACGGAGTACCCGTCGTGGTTCCCCGTTCCAGAAGAAGACGTGTCTCCGGAGCCCCAGCAGGAGACGATCATCGATTCCGAGGCGTACCCGATGCGTGTCCTCGCCGGTGCAGGGACGGGGAAGACGTTCACGATGGTGCGGAAGATCGAACACCTCATCGACGAGGAGGACGTCTCGCCGGACCGGATTCTCGCGTTGACGTTCACGAACAACGCGGCGGACTCGATGCGGGAGAAACTTAACGCGAAACTCGGGACAGCGGGGTACGACATCGACGCGTACACGTACCACTCGATCTGTAACGAGATCCTCACCGATTACGCGTACGAGGCGGGGATCGATCCGGACTTCGAGGTCGCCACGGACGCCGAGAAGTACGCCGTCGTGCTGGACGTCCTAGACGACATCGAGTACCGGTCTGTGAAACCCAACGTGTACGGGAGCGACGGGTATGCGTCAGGGGCCGCGTCGAAGCTGCTCAGCTTTATCGGGTCGATGAAACGCAGCGGCATCACCCCTGACGACATCGACACGTTCCTCGGGCCTGCCGACCGCGTGTATGAACTCGTCGACCTCTCGGAGTGCGTCGAGGCTATTGCCAGTGACCATCTGGGCGGCCGGTCCGTGTCAAGCGTACTGGGCTCGCTCCCAGACGTGCGTGTTGACCTCGTTGAAGAACGTGATGCGCTGGGGACGGACGGAATGGAGGCCAGTGTACGCGACTTTCTCGACCGCTTAGTGGATCTTTGCGACGCGCTGGAAGTAGCGTTCGAAGCCCACGAGGCAGGCAACCAGGAACTGCCGGACAGCGCGTACAAGCTCCCGAAATACCTGCTCGGCGGGTACGCGAACGGTGCGCCGAAAGGAATCCCCGGTGATATCGACCTCGAACTCACGGATCATCTCGACTCGTTCCTCTCGGACTGTCTTACGGCCCGTGACCTGACGCCCGGATACGCCGCATACGAGCGTGAACTTGACGAGCGGAACCTGATAGACTTCGACGGCCTCGTCGTGGAGACGGCTGCACTGATGGAGTCGCCGGTCGGTGAGGAAATCGCTGATCGGTGGGACTACGTGTTCTGTGACGAGTTCCAGGACACCGACCGGCTGCAGTTCGATCTCGTCACGTCTCTCGTCACCGACGACAACCTGTTCGTCGTCGGTGACGACGATCAGGCGATCTACGAGTGGCGTGGCGCGAACGTCGCCAACATCACTGACGAACTCGACCGCGCATTCGCCGCACTCGAAGATGAACCGTTAGAAGAGAACTTCCGGTCCCGACAGCCGATCCTCAATCTGGCGAACGAAGCAATTCAGAAGCTCGATCACCGCGAACGACATAAAACACTCACTCGTGTCGACGAACCCGCGTATGACGGGGATACCGTCGCTACCGTCGAACTCCCGGACGAAGACGACGACTCGGACGCGGCACCCCAACTTCGTACCGTCGTCCAGAATCTGCTGAGCGGTGCGGCGGAAAAACTCGATGAGACGTACGATCCGGGCGACATCGCGTTACTCGTCCGGAAGAACGACCACGCGACACCGGTTATCGAGGAATTCGAAGACGCGGGCATCCCGTACCGAGTCGCTGGCGATTTGGCCACGGAATCAGTCGGCGTCGGCACCGTCACCGCCTACCTGAAGGCACTCGCACGCCCCGAAGACGAGGTCAGTTGGAATCGCGTCCTCCTGATGCGG
The genomic region above belongs to Natronomonas moolapensis 8.8.11 and contains:
- a CDS encoding universal stress protein, yielding MTFVVPFDGSKLAETALVRAREFSDVLEEESVVAVVVVPNENTEYARDRGWLRPEEPFETDSVVERLHKQVMALAPSADFRHLAVDRYAPLGTIASAVRDFANETGASMVFIGSENAGHMVTGISSVGSNVATEDAYDVVIIRNKTPSKIAAIRDSSPYKPPKSDFYIS
- a CDS encoding mechanosensitive ion channel family protein codes for the protein MTPVVPLQNGASGWLGRVLESLGLPAGVAGSVGDAALGGVLFAVAFAVAYFLGRRVVLPLLDRLLDARNLGRHAKTPIQKVVWILYLFLAVTVAFGIAGYNGFLRSLATIAAAATLAIGFAMQDVLKNFVSGVFIFTEKPFKIGDWIEWDGNSGVVEDISLRITRLRTFDNELLTVPNSQLTDSVVKNPVDADKLRLKFVFGIGYDDDIETATDIMLEEAHAHDGIMDDPEPSVRLTELGDSSVGLQSRIWIRNPSRADFVKIRGEYVTRVKARFDEAGIDIPYPHRTLTGGLEVADAPVAGE
- a CDS encoding YhbY family RNA-binding protein codes for the protein MPNENAADIHDLDVTVWVGKSGIDPVVDELADQLDDGPVKAKFLRAARGGTTTEALAETLADRTGADLLDVRGHTAVFDR
- a CDS encoding ribonuclease P protein component 4 produces the protein MSIAEERVDQLADLAREAARSGESDLAKRYVRRARRVAERNRIDLPERLKRFSCTRCDAYFVPGRTARVRTKSGHVVVTCACGEHARYPYDPEREG
- a CDS encoding DUF5811 family protein is translated as MHGNTPYAGAPAADAEATPEHRRTLRRDLVRVASSTRELLSDEFVVGGEIADDDSGLRATVAVQPPAGSVVSAGIDADVDGDADVESLARELAAGAVFEAKHAARDIDAAAS
- a CDS encoding pyruvoyl-dependent arginine decarboxylase gives rise to the protein MGSIRIVRGTASEPTAMAAYDAALAAAGVHNYNLVSVSSVIPANATVEVVGTAPELGPAGERLTVVEGRATVAPGRSDPAVACLGWDRVPGGPGIFYEASGTDPEVVPDRVDRGLDAGRALREWDFGEPGRLSAVADPDPERYATAVVLAVYGESAPLV
- a CDS encoding AbrB/MazE/SpoVT family DNA-binding domain-containing protein → MSDESADSESEVSRNQANIPARIRRELGIDDGGELRWRVEDEGTLCGVVQRRSGTLDDFDGHDGGQTTANESDRDTWDVGPE
- a CDS encoding PD-(D/E)XK nuclease family protein yields the protein MSDHTSHRQFDGTLVTVPFGGENVERTAQNEYRMLLDEHDSEDVLVITGAPTSADTFREALGAELPGAATPYVTSSVVHATDVLNQTDDRVILSDALRRELLYRFLPDHEWETEYLQRASAQPSFIEDVAAVMGTVSWQTITPEETPELRDITAALDGFHEWLAEHGHMERGQLISEALDVLTGDARDEVVDFDAVLAVEFEEFFPLDRAYLDALAGDCELVCVAEEHASVRRTWVETGPVTDYVSFGDSRRGTSGAPSTRPAATAAYFADETVPEDPGTGSVSVLATDSSDEQLAEIANEIEALVAQSDWEYDDIAVATKQSGSAVTDSIKALESTGIPTESTTVTGFGDDPAIRELLAAVRYRAEEEDDDSGHGPELDTDRLDRVSETESLEDAIHWWATDAGLKERVAERAAPLDARAQFGNVRRAFRMAEFLEETEFVDATWESFKQMLERAHEYAPQQNQTSATDLDGGVRVDHLQAIKNESFRAVFLVNLVDSEYPGDPFQTRLFPTERVASMPDYPGVTELDRSDVDATFPTTSTASARPFAQYHTEHARRRLAVGANAATERLYCCLYEYEDTALEERAQASRFLTAAYAELPWVTEADEPHITSEQAAEQYLLSRVDDALAEVRRANSQDVTVSLDEVEAELGEVQDLLRQSGSRGDELREALRARVEFANGEVRR
- a CDS encoding RecB family exonuclease encodes the protein MSSSLSPSRLANYATCPRLYDYRYAQDVNAPDRTELYLNQGTIYHETIEDVCDATDRDNDPETIHDRAMQVFDAKWDEHSTPDDYESAAHQEYQRAENRAAIASFFDPDGGDGIEHARYSVATECWVECDVDGRELHGKADNVVRTDDGLHIFDYKRNTDGVLSSGTAEYLGEHLDGEAHEPKRVRNAFQTATYVEGVKNEPFYEDGMEVRFSFYGLLNSTSFESTPSGYDVSARGWGRETTEIYEDHYDTIWALIRAAHDGITDKTYEPEPFELITEEACPDCDYREMCADRLSTEVRR